One genomic region from Acidobacteriota bacterium encodes:
- a CDS encoding acylphosphatase, which yields MHVSIVGVVQGVGFRPFVFRLAEELDLSGWVRNDESGVTIEVEGTSQTLARFLARLQEEKPPPAILYTVDHRFLPPRDRSGRSGFRIRQSTRSGKPRVWLLPDLGICADCRRELLDPEDRRYRYPFINCTHCGPRFTIIKGLPYDRPLTSMRRFQMCERCLAEYQDPQDRRFHAQPN from the coding sequence ATGCATGTCAGCATCGTGGGCGTGGTGCAGGGAGTCGGCTTCCGCCCCTTCGTCTTCCGCCTGGCCGAGGAACTCGACCTGAGCGGCTGGGTGCGCAACGACGAAAGCGGCGTCACTATCGAGGTCGAGGGCACCTCGCAGACGCTAGCCCGCTTTCTGGCCCGCCTGCAGGAGGAAAAGCCGCCCCCGGCAATCCTCTACACCGTCGATCACCGCTTCCTGCCCCCCAGGGACCGATCTGGCCGGTCAGGCTTCCGAATTCGCCAAAGCACCCGCTCGGGCAAGCCGCGTGTGTGGCTTTTGCCCGACCTGGGCATCTGCGCCGACTGCCGCCGCGAACTGCTCGACCCCGAGGACCGCCGATATCGCTACCCCTTCATCAACTGCACCCACTGCGGACCGCGCTTCACCATCATCAAGGGGCTGCCTTACGACCGTCCGCTGACCTCGATGCGGCGCTTCCAGATGTGTGAGCGGTGCCTGGCCGAATACCAGGACCCTCAAGACCGCCGCTTCCACGCCCAGCCCAACG
- a CDS encoding c-type cytochrome: protein MRILTPLLTFALTLLAACGGGDPARGRQLLQEKACTACHSVGGGDRQGPDLAGVAD from the coding sequence ATGCGAATACTCACTCCTCTTCTCACCTTTGCACTCACGCTTCTGGCAGCCTGCGGCGGCGGAGACCCGGCGCGCGGGCGGCAACTGCTGCAAGAGAAGGCCTGCACCGCCTGCCACAGCGTAGGAGGCGGCGACCGCCAGGGGCCGGACTTGGCCGGCGTGGCTGACTAA